TTTGAAGCGGTTGATAAAAAGGTTGTTTATTTAAAAAGGCTTTCAATGGGCCCTTTACAATTAGATGAAACGATTCCGTTAGGTAGTTATCGCGAATTAACAGCAGAGGAACTTCATTTGCTTGAGGATATTGCAGAAGAATAAAACAAGGCTGAATCTCAATAGTAGATTCAGCCTTGTTTTCATATAGGTAAACAAAATTGTTAAACTATGAAATAACTTTCTTTGATGTCGTTGTCCATTTACCGCGCACGGGGCTTGTAACAAGTTCGTTGTATACTAAAACGTTTAAGTCCCTCTGTGCCGTGCGAGGAGTGATGTCAAATTCGTCGACTACATTTTGTGTCGTTACTGTGCCATTGTCAAGGATGTACATGTAGACGTCTTTAATGCGGGTAAGCATACGTTCTGTAGCTTCTTTCAACTGTTAAATCACTCCTTTATCATCATATTTCCAAAGCGAAAAGCATGAGACTAGTGAATGGTCTGTTAAACATGTTGAAATTTTTAAGAGCCGCACATCCTTCCTATGAATAGCAAGTACTCCTTTTGAAAGTCAACTGACATTTTGACTCTATTTTATTATAATAAATTTTGAGTGAAAATTCAATACATAGAGAAGGAAAATCTATGTACCTCTTTCTTTTATGTAAAAAACGTGGGAGAATAAGAAATATAGTTTTGATAAAAAACGATAAATTAATTCTTTTGGGTACCTAATGAGAGGAGTATTGAAATGACATTCTATTTTATTGACGGACAATTTACGAAGCAAGACGAAATAAAGATTTCAATTGATGATCGTGGGTATTATTTTGGAGATGGTGTTTATGAAGTCATCAAAGTGTATGGCGGTGAATTATTTACGGCTGAAGAACATATTAGTCGTTTGACTAAAAGTGCCGCTAAAATTAACTTAACGATGCCTTATTCTGAAGACCAATTAATTGGCGTAGCACGTGAATTAATTGACAGAAATAATTTACTCGATGGGCATGTATATATGCAAGTGACAAGAGGTGCCGCGGTAAGACAACATCATTTCCCTGTACCTGCTGTTCCTGCAGTTGTAACAGCATATACAATGGAAGGCAGTAGACCAAAAGAAAATATGAAAAGCGGCGTGGCAGTGAAATCGGTTGAAGATATCCGCTGGCTACGTTGTGATATTAAAAGTTTAAACTTACTTGGGAGTGTATTGGCGAAAGAAGAGGCAAAAGCTGCTGGATGTGAAGAAGCGATTCTACATCGTGATGGCATCGTTACAGAAGGTTCTTCGACGAATATGTTTGGCGTGAAAGACGGCGTTGTAAGGACACATCCTGTTTCGAATTTAATATTGGAAGGCATTACAAGGCAAGTTGTTCTTCAGCTTTGCGATGAATTAAATATCCCTGTAGAGGAAAAAGCATTTACATTAGCGGAAGCTTTTGAGATGGATGAAGTCTTTTATACGTCAACAACAGCAGAAGTGATGCCAGTCATTACGATAGATGGGCAAACAATTGGCGATGGTCAAAGAGGGAACATTACAAAAAAGCTACAGAAAGCTTTTGCGACAAAAATCCCGTCACTTTGTAAACAGTAACCATCGCTCGCAAAGGATGAAAAAGATCGGAGTTGATGAATATGGCACAACTCGTCAAGTTACTAGACTATGTTTCTAGATATGAAAATGACTTAACGCGTTATCCAACCCAATTTCTCCGACTCAAACAGTATCAATGGAACCGGATGAAGATTCAGTGGGAAACAGGTGCAGAACATACGTTATTTGAGTCTGAAAATGATCAAGAGGTAGATGAGGAAGAGAAAAATCGTAAAAGTTTATTCTCTTCATTTTTTAGGCTTTTTAAAGGAAGTAAAGAGGAAGAGCGTGAAGCGGATGAAAAGAAAATAATCGAAGAGGACGAAAGCTTTGATTTTAATCCGAACGTGATTTATCAACCTGGATCGATTGAGCAACTACGTCAGCTTTATTTGGATCAGCTTTTTCACTTTCAAATAAAATGGGCGAGTTCCACGTTAATGGACAAGTCGCGTGTGGCACCAAAATATATGAGAGATTCGTTATTACGCTCATTTCTTCAAGATTTACCGGACAGTTATTTACTGTTTTACGAACCAATCATTAAGCTTCAAAAAGCGCCTGTGGAATTAGATATCATCCTAATTACGCCCGTTGAATGCATGTGTATAACAGTGTTAGAAGAAGAAGACGTTGCTGCATTTTCTGGGGATGGCAGTCGTTTTTGGACAAAAAGACATGGGAAGGAAGAAGTGAAAGTGTTAAATCCACTTCTTTCGTTAAATCGGATGACTAAAATTATTTCTCAGCTTTTTAA
This window of the Sporosarcina ureilytica genome carries:
- a CDS encoding DeoR family transcriptional regulator — its product is MKEATERMLTRIKDVYMYILDNGTVTTQNVVDEFDITPRTAQRDLNVLVYNELVTSPVRGKWTTTSKKVIS
- the dat gene encoding D-amino-acid transaminase, with product MTFYFIDGQFTKQDEIKISIDDRGYYFGDGVYEVIKVYGGELFTAEEHISRLTKSAAKINLTMPYSEDQLIGVARELIDRNNLLDGHVYMQVTRGAAVRQHHFPVPAVPAVVTAYTMEGSRPKENMKSGVAVKSVEDIRWLRCDIKSLNLLGSVLAKEEAKAAGCEEAILHRDGIVTEGSSTNMFGVKDGVVRTHPVSNLILEGITRQVVLQLCDELNIPVEEKAFTLAEAFEMDEVFYTSTTAEVMPVITIDGQTIGDGQRGNITKKLQKAFATKIPSLCKQ
- a CDS encoding nuclease-related domain-containing protein; the protein is MAQLVKLLDYVSRYENDLTRYPTQFLRLKQYQWNRMKIQWETGAEHTLFESENDQEVDEEEKNRKSLFSSFFRLFKGSKEEEREADEKKIIEEDESFDFNPNVIYQPGSIEQLRQLYLDQLFHFQIKWASSTLMDKSRVAPKYMRDSLLRSFLQDLPDSYLLFYEPIIKLQKAPVELDIILITPVECMCITVLEEEDVAAFSGDGSRFWTKRHGKEEVKVLNPLLSLNRMTKIISQLFKERDIDFPIKKYLISRNGYIDYPIGGFDLEVIDRRYYEEWFDSIGKLSTPLKYTQFRAAQAILDVGQTTAISRLLIEEDDAE